A portion of the Glycine max cultivar Williams 82 chromosome 10, Glycine_max_v4.0, whole genome shotgun sequence genome contains these proteins:
- the LOC100811270 gene encoding chaperone protein dnaJ 15 isoform X1: MGMGSKMEGPSTPAIRRDPYEVLSVSRDSTDQEIKTAYRKLALKYHPDKNASNPEASELFKEVAYSYSILSDPEKRRQYDSAGFEALDADSMDMEIDLSNLGTVNTMFAALFRCAFYCMTICFQNYFALFLILFCYSKLGVPIKTTISANVLEEALNGTVTVRPLPIGSSVSGKVEKQCAHFFGVTINEHQAESGIVVRVTSTAQSKFKLLYFEQDANGGYGLALQEDSEKTGKVTSAGMYFLHFQVYRMDSTVNALAMAKDPEGAFFKRLEGLQPCEVSELKPGTHIFAVYGDNFFKTASYTIEAVCAKSYEDTTQKLKDIEAQILRKRNELRQFEAEYRKALARYQEVTDRYTKEKQSVDELLKQRDGIHSSFTIVKSTNISGSGSNLSNGSSSKINGDESPGEDGGSDGKDKSGKKKWFNLNLRGSDKKLI; this comes from the exons ATGGGGATGGGTTCCAAAATGGAAGGACCGTCTACCCCAGCAATTCGACGTGACCCATACGAGGTATTGTCCGTGTCGAGAGACTCAACCGATCAAGAAATTAAAACGGCTTACAGAAAGCTTGCTCTTAA GTATCACCCTGACAAGAATGCCAGCAATCCTGAAGCTTCGGAGCTATTTAAAGAGGTTGCATATTCTTATAGTATCTTGTCTGACCCAGAAAAGAGAAGGCAGTATGACAGTGCTGGATTTGAG GCCCTTGATGCTGATAGCATGGACATGGAAATTGATTTATCTAATCTTGGGACTGTGAACACAATGTTTGCAGCTTTATTCAGGTGTGCATTTTATTGCATGactatttgttttcaaaattattttgctTTGTTTCTGATTCTATTTTGTTACAGCAAACTGGGTGTCCCTATCAAGACTACCATTTCAGCTAATGTTCTTGAAGAAGCTCTGAATGGAACAGTTACAGTCAGACCCCTTCCAATTGGATCATCAGTCAGTGGAAAG GTAGAGAAGCAATGTGCTCATTTCTTTGGTGTGACAATAAATGAGCACCAAGCTGAGTCAGGCATTGTAGTAAGAGTTACTTCAACTGCACAAAGCAAATTCAAG TTACTCTACTTTGAACAAGATGCGAATGGAGGCTATGGTTTAGCATTGCAG GAAGACAGTGAGAAGACTGGCAAGGTGACATCTGCAGGAATGTATTTCTTACATTTTCAAGTGTATAGAATGGATTCGACGGTGAATGCG TTAGCAATGGCCAAGGATCCTGAAGGGGCCTTCTTTAAAAGGTTGGAAGGTCTTCAGCCTTGTGAAGTCTCGGAACTAAAGCCTGGCACTCATATATTTGCTGTTTATG GAGATAACTTCTTTAAGACTGCTAGCTATACAATTGAGGCAGTATGTGCAAAATCATATGAAGATACCACCCAAAAACTGAAGGACATTGAAGCTCAAATTTTAAGAAAGAGGAATGAGCTACGCCAATTTGAAGCAGAATATAGAAAG GCATTGGCACGCTATCAGGAAGTGACAGACAGAtacacaaaagaaaaacaatcc GTAGACGAGCTTCTGAAACAAAGGGATGGTATCCATTCTTCCTTCACCATTGTGAAGTCAACCAATATTAGTGGAAGTGGTAGCAATTTAAGCAATGGAAGTTCTAGCAAAATTAATGGTGACGAGAGTCCAGGGGAAGATGGAGGGTCAGATGGCAAGGATAAATCAGGCAAAAAGAAATGGTTTAACTTGAATCTTAGGGGTTCTGATAAGAAGttgatttaa
- the LOC100810724 gene encoding core-2/I-branching enzyme domain-containing protein, whose translation MKGQNNQYPLNSVSKFFNAQFHFIQFLTYILILGFGITIGVIFSFYLKDCNFSLQFTQLSLSSFPRTPPLPPPTAKPEISNQSQPRTQIQAQTQIQTETQMETENSHVGLKEFLKPPPVVHDMDDEEMLWRASMTAKIPDYPFDRVPKVAFMFLTRGPVFLAPLWEQFFKGHEGFYSIYVHSNPSYNGSRPESPVFKGRRIPSKEVEWGNVNMIEAERRLLANALVDISNQRFVLLSESCIPLFNFSTIYTYLMNSTQNYVMAFDDPSSVGRGRYSIQMLPEISLNQWRKGSQWFEMDRDLALEVVSDRKYFPVFQDYCKGSCYADEHYLPTYVSIKFWEGNSNRSLTWVDWSKGGPHPTKFLRSEITVKFLESLRDQKCEYNGDSINVCFLFARKFAPGSVSKLTKIAPMVMHF comes from the exons ATGAAGGGCCAAAATAATCAATACCCCTTAAACTCTGTTTCCAAGTTTTTCAATGCTCAATTTCACTTTATTCAGTTTCTTACCTATATCCTAATTTTGGGCTTTGGTATAACCATTGGAGTTATCTTCAGTTTCTACCTTAAAGACTGCAACTTTAGTCTACAATTCACTCAGTTGTCACTGTCTTCCTTTCCGCGAACACCACCCTTGCCACCACCAACTGCAAAACCAGAAATATCTAATCAATCTCAACCTCGAACACAGATTCAAGCTCAAACACAAATTCAAACTGAAACACAAATGGAAACTGAAAATAGTCATGTAGGATTGAAGGAGTTCCTTAAGCCTCCTCCTGTTGTGCATGATATGGATGATGAGGAAATGCTATGGAGAGCTTCAATGACTGCGAAGATCCCTGATTACCCGTTTGATCGTGTTCCAAAGGTTGCCTTCATGTTCTTGACAAGGGGTCCTGTGTTCTTGGCACCTTTGTGGGAGCAATTCTTCAAAGGGCATGAAGGGTTCTACTCAATTTACGTGCACTCCAATCCATCATACAATGGATCACGCCCGGAGAGTCCAGTGTTTAAAGGTCGGAGAATTCCCAGTAAG GAAGTGGAATGGGGTAATGTGAACATGATTGAAGCTGAGCGTCGCTTGCTGGCCAATGCACTTGTTGACATCTCAAACCAACGTTTTGTACTCTTGTCAGAATCCTGCATACCACTCTTCAACTTCTCAACCATCTATACTTACTTGATGAACTCCACCCAAAACTACGTCATGGCTTTTGATGATCCTAGTTCGGTTGGCCGAGGCCGCTACAGCATCCAGATGTTGCCTGAGATCTCCCTTAATCAGTGGAGAAAAGGGTCCCAATGGTTTGAAATGGATAGAGACCTTGCACTAGAAGTGGTGTCTGACAGAAAATACTTCCCAGTTTTTCAAGACTACTGCAAAGGTTCATGTTATGCAGATGAACATTACCTGCCAACGTATGTGAGCATCAAATTTTGGGAGGGGAATTCGAATAGGAGCTTGACTTGGGTTGATTGGTCAAAGGGTGGTCCACACCCAACTAAGTTTTTGAGATCGGAGATTACTGTTAAGTTCTTGGAGAGTTTAAGGGATCAGAAATGTGAGTATAATGGAGACAGCATCAATGTTTGTTTTCTGTTTGCTAGGAAGTTCGCCCCTGGTTCTGTGTCGAAGCTCACCAAGATTGCACCCATGGTTATGCATTTCTAA
- the LOC100779158 gene encoding probable leucine-rich repeat receptor-like protein kinase At1g68400, with translation MAATLSHLVAVFHFLILLLLLLMVHGFSNPDFDALLSFKTASDTSQKLTTWNINSTNPCSWKGVSCIRDRVSRLVLENLDLEGSIHPLTSLTQLRVLSLKGNRFSGPVPNLSNLTALKLLFLSRNAFSGEFPATVKSLFRLYRLDLSNNNFSGEIPATVSHLTHLLTLRLDGNKFSGHIPDVNLPGLQEFNVSGNRLSGEIPKSLSNFPESSFGQNPFLCGAPIKNCAPDPTKPGSEGAIASPLVPPNNNPTTTVSSSPSSMPKTPASASTKSNKSHGKGGSKISPVALIAIIVCDVLVLAIVSLLLYCYFWRNYKLKEGKGSKLFESEKIVYSSSPYPAQGGFERGRMVFFEGEKRFELEDLLRASAEMLGKGGFGTAYKAVLDDGNVVAVKRLKDAQITGKREFEQHMELLGRLRHPNVVSLRAYYFAREEKLLVYDYMPNATLFWLLHGNRGPGRTPLDWTTRLKIAAGAARGVAFIHNSCKSLKLTHGNIKSTNVLLDKQGNARVSDFGLSVFAGPGPVGGRSNGYRAPEASEGRKQTQKSDVYSFGVLLLELLTGKCPSVVESGGSAYGGVVDLPRWVQSVVREEWTAEVFDLELMRYKDIEEEMVGLLQIAMTCTAPAPDQRPRMTHVLKMIEELRGVEVSPCHDSLDSVSESPSLSEDACGTTSQ, from the exons ATGGCAGCAACACTCTCTCACCTCGTTGCTGTTTTCcattttcttattcttcttcttcttcttctcatggTTCATGGTTTTAGTAACCCTGATTTCGACGCTCTTTTGTCCTTCAAAACCGCTTCAGACACATCCCAAAAGCTCACAACATGGAACATTAACAGCACTAACCCGTGTTCCTGGAAGGGCGTGTCGTGCATTCGCGACCGAGTCTCGCGACTCGTTCTCGAAAACCTCGACCTAGAAGGTTCCATTCACCCCTTAACCTCTCTGACTCAGCTCCGAGTTCTGAGTCTCAAAGGAAACCGTTTCTCCGGTCCCGTTCCAAACCTCTCCAACCTCACCGCTCTAAAACTTCTCTTCCTATCTCGCAATGCCTTCTCCGGCGAGTTTCCGGCGACCGTCAAGTCGCTCTTCCGCCTCTACCGTCTCGATCTGTCCAACAACAACTTCTCCGGCGAGATTCCGGCGACGGTCAGCCACTTGACCCACCTCCTCACTCTCCGTCTCGACGGTAACAAGTTCTCCGGCCACATTCCCGATGTGAACCTCCCCGGCCTCCAAGAGTTCAACGTCTCCGGCAACCGTCTCTCCGGCGAGATACCCAAGTCCTTATCAAATTTCCCAGAATCCTCGTTCGGGCAAAACCCGTTTCTCTGCGGAGCCCCAATTAAAAACTGTGCACCCGACCCAACAAAACCCGGATCCGAAGGTGCCATCGCTTCACCACTGGTACCACCCAACAACAACCCAACAACCACTGTATCATCTTCACCAAGTTCAATGCCGAAAACACCAGCATCAGCATCAACAAAAAGTAATAAAAGCCACGGAAAGGGTGGTTCGAAGATAAGTCCAGTGGCGCTTATAGCTATTATAGTGTGTGATGTTTTGGTTCTTGCAATAGTGTCATTGCTTCTGTATTGCTACTTCTGGAGGAACTATAAGTTGAAAGAGGGAAAAGGGTCGAAGTTATTTGAGAGTGAAAAGATCGTGTATTCGTCGAGTCCTTACCCTGCTCAGGGAGGGTTTGAGAGGGGTCGAATGGTGTTCTTCGAAGGTGAGAAAAGGTTCGAGCTTGAGGACTTGCTTCGAGCATCCGCGGAAATGCTTGGAAAGGGTGGGTTTGGGACTGCGTACAAAGCGGTGCTCGATGATGGAAATGTGGTTGCGGTGAAGAGACTCAAGGACGCGCAGATTACAGGGAAGAGGGAATTTGAGCAACACATGGAATTGTTGGGAAGGTTGAGACATCCCAATGTTGTTAGTTTGAGGGCTTACTATTTCGCGCGCGAGGAGAAGTTGTTGGTCTATGATTACATGCCTAATGCCACCTTGTTCTGGCTCCTTCACG GGAACCGAGGACCCGGACGAACCCCACTAGACTGGACCACGAGGCTGAAGATAGCAGCGGGAGCGGCGCGAGGTGTGGCTTTCATTCATAACTCGTGCAAGTCCCTTAAACTCACCCACGGTAACATCAAATCCACCAACGTCTTACTCGACAAGCAGGGAAATGCACGCGTGTCTGATTTTGGGCTCTCCGTGTTCGCGGGCCCAGGCCCAGTGGGTGGCAGATCCAACGGCTACCGCGCTCCGGAGGCATCGGAGGGTCGAAAACAGACGCAGAAGTCTGACGTGTACTCTTTCGGTGTGCTCCTGCTGGAGCTGCTCACAGGGAAGTGTCCCTCCGTGGTGGAGAGTGGAGGGAGTGCTTACGGCGGGGTGGTGGACCTACCAAGGTGGGTCCAGTCAGTGGTGAGGGAAGAGTGGACCGCTGAGGTGTTTGATTTGGAGCTGATGAGGTATAAGGATATTGAGGAGGAGATGGTGGGGCTGCTTCAGATTGCGATGACGTGTACCGCGCCTGCACCCGATCAACGGCCCAGGATGACCCACGTGCTCAAGATGATTGAGGAGTTGCGTGGGGTCGAGGTGTCGCCATGTCATGACTCCTTGGATTCGGTGTCTGAGTCTCCTTCCTTGTCTGAAGATGCGTGTGGAACAACCAGTCAGTGA
- the LOC100811270 gene encoding chaperone protein dnaJ 15 isoform X2 encodes MGMGSKMEGPSTPAIRRDPYEVLSVSRDSTDQEIKTAYRKLALKYHPDKNASNPEASELFKEVAYSYSILSDPEKRRQYDSAGFEALDADSMDMEIDLSNLGTVNTMFAALFSKLGVPIKTTISANVLEEALNGTVTVRPLPIGSSVSGKVEKQCAHFFGVTINEHQAESGIVVRVTSTAQSKFKLLYFEQDANGGYGLALQEDSEKTGKVTSAGMYFLHFQVYRMDSTVNALAMAKDPEGAFFKRLEGLQPCEVSELKPGTHIFAVYGDNFFKTASYTIEAVCAKSYEDTTQKLKDIEAQILRKRNELRQFEAEYRKALARYQEVTDRYTKEKQSVDELLKQRDGIHSSFTIVKSTNISGSGSNLSNGSSSKINGDESPGEDGGSDGKDKSGKKKWFNLNLRGSDKKLI; translated from the exons ATGGGGATGGGTTCCAAAATGGAAGGACCGTCTACCCCAGCAATTCGACGTGACCCATACGAGGTATTGTCCGTGTCGAGAGACTCAACCGATCAAGAAATTAAAACGGCTTACAGAAAGCTTGCTCTTAA GTATCACCCTGACAAGAATGCCAGCAATCCTGAAGCTTCGGAGCTATTTAAAGAGGTTGCATATTCTTATAGTATCTTGTCTGACCCAGAAAAGAGAAGGCAGTATGACAGTGCTGGATTTGAG GCCCTTGATGCTGATAGCATGGACATGGAAATTGATTTATCTAATCTTGGGACTGTGAACACAATGTTTGCAGCTTTATTCAG CAAACTGGGTGTCCCTATCAAGACTACCATTTCAGCTAATGTTCTTGAAGAAGCTCTGAATGGAACAGTTACAGTCAGACCCCTTCCAATTGGATCATCAGTCAGTGGAAAG GTAGAGAAGCAATGTGCTCATTTCTTTGGTGTGACAATAAATGAGCACCAAGCTGAGTCAGGCATTGTAGTAAGAGTTACTTCAACTGCACAAAGCAAATTCAAG TTACTCTACTTTGAACAAGATGCGAATGGAGGCTATGGTTTAGCATTGCAG GAAGACAGTGAGAAGACTGGCAAGGTGACATCTGCAGGAATGTATTTCTTACATTTTCAAGTGTATAGAATGGATTCGACGGTGAATGCG TTAGCAATGGCCAAGGATCCTGAAGGGGCCTTCTTTAAAAGGTTGGAAGGTCTTCAGCCTTGTGAAGTCTCGGAACTAAAGCCTGGCACTCATATATTTGCTGTTTATG GAGATAACTTCTTTAAGACTGCTAGCTATACAATTGAGGCAGTATGTGCAAAATCATATGAAGATACCACCCAAAAACTGAAGGACATTGAAGCTCAAATTTTAAGAAAGAGGAATGAGCTACGCCAATTTGAAGCAGAATATAGAAAG GCATTGGCACGCTATCAGGAAGTGACAGACAGAtacacaaaagaaaaacaatcc GTAGACGAGCTTCTGAAACAAAGGGATGGTATCCATTCTTCCTTCACCATTGTGAAGTCAACCAATATTAGTGGAAGTGGTAGCAATTTAAGCAATGGAAGTTCTAGCAAAATTAATGGTGACGAGAGTCCAGGGGAAGATGGAGGGTCAGATGGCAAGGATAAATCAGGCAAAAAGAAATGGTTTAACTTGAATCTTAGGGGTTCTGATAAGAAGttgatttaa